The following proteins are co-located in the Spinactinospora alkalitolerans genome:
- a CDS encoding LysR family transcriptional regulator has translation MDLSRHLGNFLAVAEELHFTRAAEVLGMAQPPLSQSIRRLERELGVALFDRGARQVELTTAGQLLVAEAREFVAREERLRALMRQARDGELGTLRAGVPPETSAVTLRALMAGLAERAPELTVDLAELTTAEQVRGLASGQLDVGLVHAPVDATDLRAGPAVQTVLGAVLPRTSPLARARELELADLAGHELIAFPRAAAPGAYDRLLALCRDGGFSPARVRHARNPEFVLGLVLAGQGVAFEEERMARREPRVAWRPLAGTPLLRRVTAVWPDQSPHPTASRFAAIAADVLCRDETATVPLTSPSTPRPWSVVYTPP, from the coding sequence GTGGATCTGTCCCGCCATCTCGGAAACTTCCTCGCGGTCGCCGAGGAGCTGCACTTCACCCGCGCCGCCGAGGTGCTGGGCATGGCGCAGCCGCCGCTGAGCCAGTCGATCCGGCGCCTGGAGCGCGAGCTGGGCGTCGCCCTGTTCGACCGCGGCGCGCGGCAGGTGGAGCTGACGACGGCCGGGCAACTGCTGGTGGCCGAGGCGCGGGAGTTCGTGGCGCGCGAGGAGCGGCTGCGGGCACTCATGCGCCAGGCCCGCGACGGCGAGCTGGGCACGCTGCGCGCCGGGGTGCCGCCCGAGACCTCGGCGGTCACGCTGCGCGCGCTGATGGCGGGCCTAGCCGAGCGGGCGCCGGAGCTCACCGTGGACCTGGCGGAGCTCACCACCGCCGAGCAGGTGCGCGGACTCGCCTCGGGCCAGCTCGACGTCGGCCTCGTACACGCCCCGGTCGACGCCACCGATCTGCGGGCCGGCCCCGCCGTGCAGACCGTGCTGGGCGCGGTGCTGCCGCGGACGTCGCCGCTGGCGCGCGCCCGCGAACTGGAGCTGGCCGACCTGGCCGGCCACGAGCTGATCGCGTTCCCGCGCGCGGCGGCGCCCGGCGCCTACGACCGCCTGCTCGCGCTCTGCCGCGACGGGGGCTTCTCCCCCGCCCGGGTCCGGCACGCCCGCAACCCCGAGTTCGTGCTCGGCCTCGTGCTCGCCGGCCAGGGGGTGGCCTTCGAGGAGGAGCGGATGGCCCGCAGGGAACCGCGGGTGGCGTGGCGGCCCCTCGCCGGGACCCCGCTGCTCCGCCGCGTGACGGCCGTCTGGCCGGACCAGTCCCCGCACCCGACCGCGTCCCGCTTCGCCGCGATCGCCGCCGATGTGCTGTGCCGGGACGAGACGGCCACCGTCCCGCTCACCTCCCCCTCGACCCCCCGCCCGTGGTCGGTCGTCTACACCCCGCCGTAG
- a CDS encoding molybdopterin-dependent oxidoreductase → MVNAADGGARSLPPGQRQAPLRRFGLPEFAAVRPVVPDRPVVRVGGAVRGPTQIPVGELMALPGRREARSDLHCVTTWSATGLTWGGVPFRAVHESLVQRVAAHPRCSWVVFVGLDGYRGCLRLDDALSEDVLLADTLDGVPLTVERGAPLRLVAPAHYGYKSVRHVCAVEYRLRHASGSAGWAEHPRGRVRREERSRILPGRVWRPLWRMQVAPVRRRYARYAGSEWRPRGGRYGGV, encoded by the coding sequence ATGGTGAACGCGGCGGACGGCGGGGCGCGGTCGCTGCCCCCGGGGCAGAGGCAGGCCCCTCTGCGCAGGTTCGGCCTGCCGGAGTTCGCGGCGGTGCGCCCGGTGGTCCCCGACCGCCCGGTGGTCCGGGTGGGCGGCGCGGTGCGCGGCCCCACGCAGATCCCGGTCGGCGAGCTCATGGCGCTGCCCGGGCGGCGGGAGGCGAGGAGCGACCTCCACTGCGTGACGACCTGGAGCGCGACCGGACTCACGTGGGGCGGCGTCCCCTTCCGGGCGGTGCACGAGTCGCTCGTCCAGCGGGTCGCCGCCCATCCGCGGTGCTCGTGGGTCGTGTTCGTCGGCCTCGACGGCTACCGCGGCTGCCTGCGGCTCGATGACGCCCTCAGCGAGGACGTCCTGCTCGCCGACACCCTCGACGGCGTCCCGCTCACGGTCGAGCGTGGAGCGCCGCTGCGCCTGGTCGCCCCCGCGCACTACGGCTACAAGAGCGTCCGGCACGTGTGCGCGGTGGAGTACCGCCTCCGCCACGCCTCCGGGTCCGCCGGCTGGGCGGAGCACCCCCGCGGCCGGGTCCGGCGCGAGGAGCGGAGCCGAATCCTGCCCGGCCGCGTGTGGCGCCCGCTGTGGCGCATGCAGGTCGCGCCGGTGCGGCGGCGCTACGCGCGCTACGCCGGCTCCGAGTGGCGCCCTCGCGGCGGCCGCTACGGCGGGGTGTAG
- a CDS encoding flavoprotein, translating to MGSRALYLVVSAASAAEGVPALVRLLQDDGRRVTVLSTPLGARFHDLAELERLTGEPVRVDYRMPGTGRSLPPPDTVLACPLTFNSVNKFAHGHADNFAVGLLCEMAGYGVPMVVVPHCKPQLASHPAFRTALETLRGMGVTVLHDADQADEYEPPAWSDVVEAVRAVSGAGRR from the coding sequence ATGGGTTCTCGTGCGCTGTACCTCGTCGTGTCCGCCGCGTCCGCCGCTGAGGGCGTTCCCGCGCTCGTCCGGCTGCTCCAGGACGACGGCCGGCGGGTCACGGTGCTGTCCACGCCCCTGGGGGCCCGGTTCCACGACCTCGCGGAGCTGGAGCGGCTCACCGGCGAGCCGGTGCGCGTCGACTACCGGATGCCGGGCACGGGCAGGAGCCTGCCACCGCCCGACACCGTGCTGGCGTGCCCGCTCACCTTCAACTCGGTGAACAAGTTCGCGCACGGCCACGCCGACAACTTCGCCGTCGGCCTGCTGTGCGAAATGGCCGGGTACGGGGTCCCCATGGTGGTGGTGCCGCACTGCAAGCCCCAACTCGCCTCGCACCCGGCCTTCCGGACCGCCCTGGAGACGCTGCGGGGCATGGGGGTGACCGTCCTGCACGACGCGGACCAGGCCGACGAGTACGAACCGCCGGCCTGGTCCGACGTCGTCGAGGCCGTGCGCGCGGTCAGCGGGGCGGGGCGCCGGTAA
- a CDS encoding pentapeptide repeat-containing protein, which yields MAERADGETDAVLARGGELRGADLSERDLRAVLAGRPQEPRVFVDCDLTGADLREADLVEAAFTDCRFAGARLSGAVMDGAVWKGGTAAGAVLADAECAEAGFRDVDLANTRWPGALLTDTAFTGCRLTGANFDGCRGIGYAFVNCNLMLARLKGIDLRGRELTGLRMDEADLSGADLRGTVWRESRLRGAVLRRADLTGADLRGADLGEIGLPDTEWLRGAVISPDQATQLLAATGIRVQT from the coding sequence ATGGCGGAGCGGGCGGACGGCGAGACCGATGCGGTCCTGGCCCGGGGCGGCGAGCTGCGCGGCGCCGACCTGTCGGAGCGGGACCTGCGCGCGGTGCTCGCCGGACGGCCGCAGGAGCCGCGGGTGTTCGTCGACTGCGACCTCACAGGGGCCGACCTGCGGGAGGCCGACCTCGTCGAGGCGGCCTTCACCGACTGCCGATTCGCGGGGGCGAGGCTGTCCGGCGCGGTCATGGACGGGGCGGTGTGGAAGGGCGGGACGGCGGCCGGGGCGGTCCTCGCCGACGCCGAGTGCGCCGAAGCGGGGTTCCGCGACGTCGACCTCGCCAACACCCGGTGGCCGGGCGCGCTGCTCACCGACACCGCGTTCACCGGCTGCCGGCTGACCGGCGCGAACTTCGACGGCTGCCGGGGGATCGGCTACGCCTTCGTCAACTGCAACCTGATGCTGGCCCGGCTCAAGGGGATCGACCTGCGCGGCCGGGAGCTCACCGGGCTGCGCATGGACGAGGCCGACCTCTCAGGCGCCGACCTGCGCGGCACCGTGTGGCGCGAGTCCCGGCTGCGCGGGGCGGTGCTGCGCCGGGCCGACCTCACCGGCGCGGACCTGCGCGGCGCCGACCTCGGCGAGATCGGCCTGCCCGACACCGAATGGCTGCGCGGCGCCGTCATCTCCCCCGACCAGGCCACCCAGCTCCTCGCCGCCACGGGGATCCGGGTGCAGACGTGA
- a CDS encoding PucR family transcriptional regulator — translation MLISELLAVARLRLRFLSGVEHAGRRIRWAYTTDLLEPKRYLKGGELVLTGMMWRRRPEDSETFVRSLVDAGVACLGAGTALGAVPADLIEACERHGMPLIEVPTETSFGAVTEEVLRLLTSRRFSTITENRDRHRRLMADLAAGGDLAGVFGDAAQKAGIDAWILSSTGRCVAAAGPPPGPAGRAWLAARFLDSPRLPRAVEPPAEGSGGEEREGAPHTVTLLPVRTRDSHPLAGWFLVCAGDHAAWPEETHEAVAELASIAVLARSRDEERALTDARQAEELPRLLAAQRFDEAAALLKAVGRTGPARVGGTGHVALSAALLPAARPPDLARRIVAELAAAWPGAVVTGEDDVLAVVPVTGADEPAAQASAELRRELARSAQALEPGLTDHRLAVGVSSTARAVPELRGAAVEARHARRLAELRGGRSRVIAGAEIDSHELLLASVPEEVQSSYRDRLLRPLLDYDRDHRSDLVATLEMFLEHSGSWQRCAAAMHVHVNTLRYRIGRIEELTGRDLSALEHRVDLFLALKLRG, via the coding sequence ATGCTGATCAGCGAACTGCTCGCGGTCGCACGACTGCGCCTGCGGTTCCTCTCGGGCGTCGAGCACGCCGGGCGCCGGATCCGCTGGGCCTACACCACCGACCTGCTGGAGCCCAAGCGCTACCTCAAGGGCGGCGAGCTGGTGCTCACCGGCATGATGTGGCGTCGCCGCCCCGAGGACTCCGAGACCTTCGTGCGCTCGCTGGTCGACGCCGGCGTGGCCTGCCTCGGGGCGGGGACGGCGCTGGGCGCGGTGCCCGCCGACCTGATCGAGGCGTGCGAGCGCCACGGCATGCCGCTGATCGAGGTGCCCACCGAGACCTCATTCGGCGCGGTCACCGAGGAGGTGCTGCGGCTGCTGACGAGTCGGCGGTTCAGCACCATCACCGAGAACCGCGACCGCCACCGCCGCCTGATGGCCGACCTCGCCGCGGGCGGCGACCTCGCCGGGGTGTTCGGCGACGCCGCGCAGAAGGCCGGAATCGACGCCTGGATCCTCTCCAGCACCGGCCGGTGCGTCGCGGCCGCCGGTCCGCCGCCGGGCCCCGCGGGGCGCGCGTGGCTGGCGGCGCGCTTCCTGGACTCCCCGCGGCTGCCCCGCGCGGTCGAGCCGCCGGCGGAGGGAAGCGGCGGGGAGGAGCGCGAGGGCGCGCCGCACACCGTGACGCTGCTGCCGGTGCGCACCCGCGATTCGCACCCGCTCGCCGGCTGGTTCCTGGTGTGCGCCGGCGACCACGCGGCCTGGCCGGAGGAGACGCACGAGGCCGTCGCGGAACTGGCGTCGATCGCGGTGCTGGCCCGCAGCCGCGACGAGGAGCGCGCGCTCACCGACGCCCGGCAGGCCGAGGAGCTGCCCCGCCTGCTGGCGGCGCAGCGCTTCGACGAGGCCGCGGCGCTGCTCAAGGCGGTCGGGCGCACCGGCCCCGCGCGGGTCGGAGGCACCGGCCACGTAGCCCTCAGCGCGGCGCTGCTGCCCGCGGCCCGGCCGCCCGACCTCGCCCGCAGGATCGTCGCCGAGCTGGCCGCCGCCTGGCCGGGGGCGGTGGTGACGGGGGAGGACGACGTCCTGGCGGTCGTGCCGGTGACCGGCGCCGACGAGCCCGCGGCGCAGGCCTCGGCCGAGCTGCGTCGGGAGCTGGCCCGAAGCGCCCAGGCGCTGGAGCCCGGCCTGACCGACCACCGCCTGGCCGTGGGTGTCAGCTCGACCGCCCGCGCCGTCCCCGAGCTGCGCGGCGCCGCCGTCGAGGCCCGGCACGCCCGCCGCCTCGCCGAGCTGCGCGGCGGCCGCTCCCGCGTCATCGCCGGCGCCGAGATCGACTCCCACGAGCTGCTGCTGGCCTCGGTGCCCGAGGAGGTCCAGTCCTCCTACCGCGACCGCCTGCTGCGGCCCCTGCTCGACTACGACCGCGACCACCGCTCCGACCTGGTGGCGACCCTGGAGATGTTCCTGGAGCACTCCGGCTCCTGGCAGCGCTGCGCCGCGGCCATGCACGTCCACGTCAACACGCTGCGCTACCGCATCGGCCGCATCGAGGAGCTGACCGGCCGCGACCTGAGCGCCCTGGAGCACCGCGTCGATCTCTTCCTGGCCCTGAAGCTGCGGGGCTAG
- a CDS encoding FAD binding domain-containing protein, with translation MEFLSPSTWEEALAAKSEHPDAVPIMGGTDVMVELNFDKHRPPALLDLTRIAELREWRPDGDGVRLGAGVSYTEITTRLRERAPALALASRTVASPQIRNRGSVGGNLGGASPAGDAHPPLLATDAVIELASVRGVRRVPAREFYLGPRRTARQSDELIAAVLLPAPAGPQQFAKIGTRNAMVIAVTSFSIAFNARTREIGTGVGSAGPTPLRATRAEEFLAAEFDWEGGTAPSPAAVARFGELVASAARPIDDVRGSADYRRHALSVMARRTLSWAVTDYRKATQRCA, from the coding sequence ATGGAATTCCTTAGCCCTTCCACATGGGAGGAGGCGCTCGCGGCCAAGAGCGAGCATCCCGACGCGGTGCCGATCATGGGCGGCACCGACGTCATGGTCGAGCTGAACTTCGACAAGCACCGGCCGCCCGCGCTGCTGGACCTGACGCGCATCGCGGAGCTGCGCGAATGGCGACCCGACGGCGACGGCGTGCGACTGGGCGCCGGCGTCAGCTACACCGAGATCACCACCCGGCTGCGCGAGCGCGCCCCCGCCCTGGCCCTGGCCTCCCGCACGGTCGCCTCGCCGCAGATCCGCAACCGCGGCTCGGTCGGCGGCAACCTCGGCGGGGCCTCCCCCGCGGGCGACGCCCACCCGCCGCTGCTGGCCACCGACGCCGTCATCGAGCTGGCCTCGGTCCGCGGCGTGCGGCGGGTCCCCGCGCGCGAGTTCTACCTCGGCCCGCGGCGCACGGCCCGGCAGAGCGACGAGCTGATCGCCGCGGTCCTGCTGCCCGCCCCGGCCGGCCCGCAGCAGTTCGCCAAGATCGGCACCCGCAACGCGATGGTGATCGCGGTCACCTCGTTCTCCATCGCGTTCAACGCCCGCACCCGCGAGATCGGCACCGGCGTCGGCTCGGCCGGGCCGACGCCGCTGCGCGCGACGCGCGCCGAGGAGTTCCTGGCCGCGGAGTTCGACTGGGAGGGCGGTACGGCGCCGTCCCCCGCCGCCGTGGCGAGGTTCGGCGAGCTGGTGGCCTCGGCCGCCCGGCCGATCGACGACGTGCGCGGCAGCGCCGACTACCGCAGGCACGCTCTTTCGGTCATGGCCCGCCGGACCCTGAGCTGGGCCGTCACCGACTACCGGAAGGCAACCCAACGATGCGCGTGA
- a CDS encoding (2Fe-2S)-binding protein — protein MRVTFEVNGREVTADNVWAGESLLYVLRERVGLPGSKNACEQGECGSCTVYLDGVTACSCLVAAGQADGRSVRTVEGLAESDAAGEQRLGHVQEAFVEAGAVQCGFCTPGLLVQTDDLIERTVGRGGGVPEEAEIREALAGNLCRCTGYEKIIDAVRLAAGRAGAEKAEGAR, from the coding sequence ATGCGCGTGACATTCGAGGTCAACGGCAGGGAAGTGACCGCTGACAACGTCTGGGCCGGCGAGAGCCTGCTCTACGTGCTGCGCGAGCGCGTCGGCCTGCCGGGCAGCAAGAACGCCTGCGAGCAGGGCGAGTGCGGCTCGTGCACGGTCTACCTCGACGGCGTGACCGCCTGCTCCTGCCTGGTCGCCGCCGGGCAGGCCGACGGCCGCAGCGTGCGCACCGTCGAGGGGCTCGCCGAGTCCGACGCGGCCGGCGAGCAGCGGCTTGGCCACGTCCAGGAGGCGTTCGTCGAGGCCGGCGCGGTGCAGTGCGGCTTCTGCACCCCGGGGCTGCTGGTGCAGACCGACGACCTGATCGAGCGCACGGTCGGCCGGGGCGGCGGCGTACCGGAGGAGGCCGAGATCCGCGAGGCCCTCGCCGGCAACCTGTGCCGCTGCACCGGCTACGAGAAGATCATCGACGCCGTGCGGCTCGCGGCCGGGCGCGCCGGAGCCGAGAAGGCGGAGGGGGCCCGGTGA
- a CDS encoding 8-oxoguanine deaminase has product MSETLVIEGAHIATVGGAEYADGHIVVADGRIAAVGPGPAPRTPGARRIDADGCLATPGLVNTHNHLYQWATQGLFADGTLFEWLTGSYEIWNRLDAQVVSGTTTAGLGWLALSGCSTASDHHYIFPSGRGDIAAAEVEAARAVGIRLDLARGSMDRGRGQGGLPPDGVVETLEGALAATEAAIDAHHDASPESMTRVAVAPCSPFSVSRDLMTEAARLARAKGVRLHTHLAETVDEEEQCLAEFGCTPVEYAEKLGWLGSDVWFAHAVHLSDAAIARIAATGTGIAHCPSSNARLGAGICRVTELLEAGANVGLGVDGPASSELTSLSGEMRQALLMARARKGPQALTARRALEMATLGGARCLGREEELGSLEVGRLADIALWRVDGYGHDVIDDPVVSLVFGPAAPLERLLVGGATVVERGELRTVPADAAARAGRAAHRTLLKEVTR; this is encoded by the coding sequence GTGAGCGAGACGCTGGTCATCGAGGGCGCCCACATCGCGACGGTCGGCGGGGCCGAGTACGCCGACGGCCACATCGTGGTCGCCGACGGCCGCATCGCGGCGGTCGGTCCCGGCCCCGCGCCGCGGACGCCCGGGGCCCGGCGGATCGACGCCGACGGCTGCCTGGCGACGCCCGGCCTGGTCAACACGCACAACCACCTCTACCAGTGGGCCACGCAGGGCCTGTTCGCCGACGGCACGCTGTTCGAGTGGCTGACCGGCTCCTACGAGATCTGGAACCGCCTGGACGCCCAGGTCGTGTCCGGCACCACGACGGCCGGCCTGGGCTGGCTGGCGCTGTCGGGCTGCAGCACCGCCTCCGACCACCACTACATCTTCCCCTCCGGCCGCGGCGACATCGCGGCCGCCGAGGTCGAGGCGGCCCGCGCCGTCGGCATCCGGCTGGACCTGGCACGCGGCTCCATGGACCGCGGCCGCGGGCAGGGCGGCCTGCCGCCGGACGGCGTCGTGGAGACGCTGGAGGGCGCGCTCGCGGCCACCGAGGCCGCGATCGACGCCCACCACGACGCGTCGCCGGAGTCCATGACCCGCGTCGCGGTCGCCCCCTGCTCGCCGTTCTCGGTCAGCCGCGATCTGATGACCGAGGCCGCCCGGCTGGCCCGCGCCAAGGGCGTGCGGCTGCACACCCACCTCGCCGAGACCGTCGACGAGGAGGAGCAGTGCCTGGCCGAGTTCGGCTGCACCCCGGTGGAGTACGCCGAGAAGCTCGGCTGGCTCGGCTCCGACGTGTGGTTCGCCCACGCCGTGCACCTCTCCGACGCCGCGATCGCGCGCATCGCCGCGACCGGCACCGGCATCGCGCACTGCCCCTCCTCCAACGCCCGCCTGGGCGCCGGCATCTGCCGGGTGACCGAACTGCTGGAGGCCGGGGCCAACGTCGGCCTGGGCGTGGACGGGCCCGCCTCCAGCGAGCTGACCTCGCTGTCGGGCGAGATGCGCCAGGCGCTGCTCATGGCCCGCGCCCGCAAGGGCCCGCAGGCGCTCACCGCCCGCCGGGCCCTGGAGATGGCCACCCTCGGCGGGGCCCGCTGCCTGGGCCGCGAGGAGGAGCTGGGCTCCCTGGAGGTCGGCAGGCTCGCCGACATCGCGCTGTGGCGGGTCGACGGCTACGGCCACGACGTGATCGACGACCCGGTGGTGTCCCTGGTCTTCGGGCCCGCCGCCCCGCTGGAGCGGCTCCTCGTCGGCGGCGCGACCGTCGTCGAGCGCGGCGAGCTCCGCACCGTTCCCGCCGATGCGGCGGCCCGCGCCGGCCGCGCGGCCCACCGCACCCTGCTCAAGGAGGTGACGCGCTGA
- the pucD gene encoding xanthine dehydrogenase subunit D, producing MAATTTRAPSDLSSVAKDGLGASPRRPDGTLKVTGEFAYSSDMWMEDMLWGMTLRSPHPHAAIRGIDITEALKLPGVHAVLTHEDVPGEKRYGLEYQDQPVLAFGKVRYKGEPVAIVAADHPETARRALERIKVDYEVLEPVSDSRRAAFDPECPLVHEEGSLPVHEDYNQSGNRVRHQPIRTGAFAEGASPEEVRALADVVVTSEYEVGMQDQAFLGPESGMAVPAEDGGVDLYIATQWLHVDQRQIAPCLGLDQDKVRLTLAGVGGAFGAREDLSMQIHACMLALHTGKPVKIVYNREESFFGHVHRHPAKMRYEHGAKSDGTLVYATLEIIVDGGAYASATPAVVGVASSLGIGPYEVPNVSVDAYGVYTTNPPCGAMRGFGAVQACFGYESQMDRLAAELGMHPVELRIKNAVAEGSAIITGQVIDMPLPMADMLRRCRELPMPPERSALPDPSDLRTLPGGVANTSHGEGVVRGVGYGVGLKNLCFSEGFDDYSTARVRMEVIGGEPTVMVHTAAAEVGQGLVTIKGQIARTELGVERVTIQPADTRVGSAGSSSASRQSYMTGGAVKTACEAVRERVFELARERGLVPAGHPDALLSLVGGKLVSETDGALAALADLLGDSHIEETREYHHRPTEMLDPTRGQGSSHTQFGMCVHRAVVDVDVELGLVKVVALDAVQDVGKVLHPQQLLGQIQGGSTQGLGLALMEEIQVSDSVIRNPSFTDYLIPTILDTPPMRIEVLEHPDPHSPYGLRGAGEPPTLSSTPAIVAAVRDATGMALTHAPVRPEDIVGIEVP from the coding sequence ATGGCCGCCACGACCACCCGCGCCCCGTCCGACCTGTCCAGCGTGGCAAAGGACGGCCTGGGCGCCAGTCCCCGCCGCCCCGACGGCACGCTGAAGGTGACGGGCGAGTTCGCCTACTCCTCCGACATGTGGATGGAGGACATGCTGTGGGGGATGACGCTGCGCAGCCCCCACCCGCACGCCGCCATCCGCGGGATCGACATCACCGAGGCGCTGAAGCTGCCCGGCGTGCACGCCGTGCTCACCCACGAGGACGTCCCCGGCGAGAAGCGCTACGGGCTGGAGTACCAGGACCAGCCGGTGCTGGCCTTCGGCAAGGTCCGCTACAAGGGCGAGCCGGTGGCGATCGTGGCCGCCGACCACCCCGAGACCGCGCGCCGGGCCCTGGAGCGCATCAAGGTCGACTACGAGGTCCTGGAGCCGGTGAGCGACTCGCGCCGCGCCGCGTTCGACCCGGAGTGCCCCCTGGTGCACGAGGAGGGCTCGCTGCCCGTGCACGAGGACTACAACCAGAGCGGCAACCGGGTCCGCCACCAGCCGATCCGCACCGGCGCCTTCGCCGAGGGCGCGTCCCCGGAGGAGGTGCGCGCGCTGGCCGACGTGGTCGTCACCAGTGAGTACGAGGTCGGCATGCAGGACCAGGCCTTCCTCGGCCCGGAGTCGGGCATGGCGGTACCGGCCGAGGACGGCGGCGTCGACCTCTACATCGCCACCCAGTGGCTGCACGTCGACCAGCGCCAGATCGCCCCCTGCCTCGGGCTGGACCAGGACAAGGTGCGGCTGACCCTGGCCGGCGTCGGCGGCGCGTTCGGCGCCCGCGAGGACCTGTCGATGCAGATCCACGCGTGCATGCTGGCGCTGCACACCGGCAAGCCGGTGAAGATCGTCTACAACCGCGAGGAGTCGTTCTTCGGCCACGTGCACCGGCACCCGGCCAAGATGCGCTACGAGCACGGCGCCAAGAGCGACGGCACGCTGGTCTACGCCACGCTGGAGATCATCGTCGACGGCGGGGCCTATGCCTCGGCGACGCCGGCCGTGGTCGGCGTCGCCTCCTCCCTGGGCATCGGCCCCTACGAGGTCCCCAACGTCAGCGTGGACGCCTACGGCGTCTACACCACCAACCCGCCGTGCGGGGCGATGCGCGGCTTCGGCGCGGTGCAGGCGTGCTTCGGCTACGAGTCCCAGATGGACCGGCTGGCCGCGGAGCTGGGCATGCACCCGGTCGAGCTGCGGATCAAGAACGCCGTCGCCGAGGGCTCGGCGATCATCACCGGCCAGGTGATCGACATGCCGCTGCCGATGGCCGACATGCTGCGGCGGTGCAGGGAGCTGCCGATGCCGCCGGAGCGCTCGGCCCTGCCCGACCCCTCCGACCTGCGGACCCTGCCCGGGGGCGTGGCCAACACCAGCCACGGCGAGGGCGTGGTGCGCGGCGTCGGCTACGGCGTGGGCCTGAAGAACCTGTGCTTCTCCGAGGGCTTCGACGACTACTCCACCGCCAGGGTGCGCATGGAGGTCATCGGCGGTGAGCCGACCGTCATGGTGCACACCGCCGCCGCCGAGGTCGGCCAGGGACTGGTCACGATCAAGGGCCAGATCGCCCGCACCGAGCTGGGCGTGGAGCGGGTGACGATCCAGCCCGCCGACACCCGGGTCGGCTCGGCCGGGTCCTCTTCGGCGTCGCGGCAGTCCTACATGACCGGCGGCGCGGTGAAGACGGCGTGCGAGGCGGTCCGGGAGCGGGTCTTCGAGCTGGCGCGCGAGCGCGGCCTGGTCCCGGCAGGGCACCCCGACGCGCTGCTGAGCCTGGTCGGCGGCAAGCTGGTCTCGGAGACCGACGGCGCGCTCGCCGCACTGGCCGACCTGCTCGGCGACTCCCACATCGAGGAGACCAGGGAGTACCACCACCGGCCCACCGAGATGCTCGACCCGACCCGGGGCCAGGGCTCCTCCCACACCCAGTTCGGGATGTGCGTGCATCGCGCGGTGGTCGACGTCGACGTCGAACTCGGGCTGGTCAAGGTCGTGGCGCTGGACGCGGTCCAGGACGTCGGCAAGGTCCTGCACCCCCAGCAGTTGCTCGGCCAGATCCAGGGCGGCTCCACTCAGGGCCTCGGCCTGGCGCTGATGGAGGAGATCCAGGTCTCCGACAGCGTGATCCGCAACCCGTCGTTCACCGACTACCTGATCCCGACCATCCTCGACACGCCCCCGATGCGGATCGAGGTGCTGGAGCACCCGGACCCGCACTCGCCCTACGGTCTGCGCGGCGCAGGGGAACCCCCGACGCTGTCGTCGACACCGGCCATCGTCGCGGCCGTCCGCGACGCCACCGGCATGGCCCTCACCCACGCACCGGTCCGCCCGGAGGACATCGTGGGCATCGAGGTCCCCTAG